A region of the Carya illinoinensis cultivar Pawnee chromosome 16, C.illinoinensisPawnee_v1, whole genome shotgun sequence genome:
ACAAGCCATGCATCataccttttttaatttttaaaaattctttaaaaaaattttggttttattattcttaaattaattgaattcttttacttattatttagaCACTACACATttagtaagaaaaaataaaaaataaaaaattatatatagtttgtgGCCTATGGGGATAATAAtcagtagaatttttctaaatgtTTTTGCTTgactaataaataatattatatatgttggatgataaattatatttatcattccCATACACcatacacaatattttttattttattttattttttctcttatcaaatatatgatatatatatatatatatgataaatataataattcaattagttttaaaaaaataaaatcagaaaaataaaaataataaaaaaatatatagtgaaTCACTGAATGGAAATAGTCAACTTTTTGCAGTCACTAATTTAACCAATTACGCCGCACCAAAAGGTAGGCTAGGTCCCTATTTAAAGCTTTACCTCGTTTGAGCAGCTTAGCCTGCCCTTTGCTACATACCCTGTACTACAGATGTCTACCCAACCCAACCAGCCTCACCGAATGTCCGGAGCGGATTGGCTTAAATACTTCCGTTATATGCCAGAACGAGATTCCCCCAGTGATGTACGAAATGCACTTCTAGTGGTGATGGCACTGATTGCTGCCGCTACCTTCCAAGCTGCACTCAACCCTCCCGGTGGTGTTTGGCAACAAACCATGAACGACAATGGGGTAAATCTGGAAGCGGGCACCGCAATTTTGGGCTCTTAGCCCATTAATTgcaaacttttctttttctcaaataCGCTAGCATTTGCTTCGTCCATCTACGTCATATTCTATCTTGTATACCAATTCCCCTTTTATATACAGATATGGATTGGCTTAGTCTCATTTGTCGCTACATACGCTAGTTCGACTATCTCCTTAAACATTCGCAGTGCTGCTTGTCTAAACGGACAACTCGTCGCCGTTGCAATTTTTTTTCCAGTTGTAACGATGTTTGTTGCAGAGGGGGCGCGGCGTAGATTTTCAACTGGTCAATAGAGGGCGTACTGCACTTCAAGACCAATCTTATGAGACAAGAACTTGACCGGATCGGTTAATTAATTGTCTGTCACAGTTCAGGACCAAGGCATTGTGGGCTTGGGTTTAACCGTTTAAGTAATAAAGGTTTAGTAGTTGGCTTCCTAGTTGTGTGTGGCCCTCAGTCCTTTAGTTGTTGTGAGTGGGCATATGgccatttcttttatttgaatgtAATTCTCAAGTCAGACCAAGGCTCTTTCacaatttgataaagttgtttGTACTGTTTCATTTCATTGTTTCGTTAAGTTGACCTCTGATCCATCAAAAGttcaaattcttcttcttttatcttcttcttattcttcttcccaTGTCCTCACTGTCgaagtgaaatattttttaaatctttacaATGTGTTACAGTATCAGTACTCTTATCTGAtcattggaaagaaaaaaaagaaaagaaaaagtaataaGTATGTATCACTCTCTTCTTCCAAAGAGAATAAGTTTGAAGTTTTCATTTACtcctcatatatataaatatatatatatatatatttatatattacatactAGCAGTTGTTTAACATGCAATGCACATTTACCTAATTGGAAAGAAAAAGTTTGTGAAAATAATGTGtccaaacaacaacaaaattgtAATAGTTTTAGACCTTTGGCAAATGAATTGTTATATTTTCcacgtttatttcctttttaatgtATTGTAATTAATTTGTAACATCTTTATTCTTAAGTTATTCAAactgtttataatattttcagattaatttgtAATAGTTTTAGACTACtttgttatatttaaaaattattagttAGCAacttaacataatatatatatatatatatgtgtgtgtgtgtgtgtgtgtgtgttttatatatatgttttaaattagggttattttttaaaataacttgtAAAAATAACACATAtatctatgtgtgtgtgtgttttgttgaatattttgaattttctatGGTGTCGGAT
Encoded here:
- the LOC122299897 gene encoding uncharacterized protein LOC122299897; translated protein: MSTQPNQPHRMSGADWLKYFRYMPERDSPSDVRNALLVVMALIAAATFQAALNPPGGVWQQTMNDNGIWIGLVSFVATYASSTISLNIRSAACLNGQLVAVAIFFPVVTMFVAEGARRRFSTGQ